One region of Chryseobacterium sp. C-71 genomic DNA includes:
- a CDS encoding CoA pyrophosphatase, which translates to MESFGKDLLQKIKKAQLGGANAHGVFSPPYREVLTHDQIIKNNPKFAAVNIVLYLRDNEWFFPLIQRTENERDRHSGQISLPGGKREEYDRDFAETAIRETSEEIGLEKPYVRIIREMSPIYIPPSNFYVYPYISYSKRNPEFILQESEAVEVIEFPITSFLNLPDSPEIMSLPGAGGKEVPVINFNEYIIWGATAMILSEFSQLIKKM; encoded by the coding sequence ATGGAAAGTTTTGGAAAAGATTTATTGCAGAAAATCAAAAAAGCCCAGCTGGGCGGCGCCAATGCACATGGAGTTTTCTCGCCGCCATACCGTGAAGTACTTACCCATGATCAGATCATTAAAAACAACCCAAAATTTGCTGCGGTCAATATTGTTCTTTATCTAAGGGACAACGAATGGTTTTTTCCACTCATCCAAAGAACAGAGAATGAACGCGACAGACACAGCGGACAAATATCTTTACCCGGAGGAAAACGTGAAGAATATGACCGTGATTTTGCTGAAACTGCTATCCGTGAAACATCAGAAGAAATTGGTTTAGAAAAACCATATGTAAGAATCATCCGTGAGATGTCTCCTATTTACATTCCGCCAAGTAATTTTTATGTGTATCCTTACATTTCATATTCAAAAAGAAATCCTGAATTTATTCTTCAGGAAAGTGAGGCTGTAGAAGTTATTGAGTTTCCAATCACCTCATTTCTCAATCTTCCAGATTCACCGGAAATAATGTCATTACCAGGTGCAGGAGGAAAAGAAGTTCCTGTGATTAATTTCAACGAATATATCATTTGGGGAGCAACCGCAATGATACTAAGCGAGTTCAGTCAGTTGATTAAAAAAATGTAA
- a CDS encoding curli production assembly/transport protein CsgE, which produces MKNFIFTSYSFLFVFLSIFTFGQGDKKIVAKIEKDVVEKQLKIKALVTNNTSTYQELNYLLISIKKGASGNLSNNKQSGKFSINPNESKALSEMSVNLEQRDAIKAFLYIRDEQTQKLLAKDSLEINQDYFKKSVSVVEKEEAFELSGLMIDDTKSKVGRDFYDLFYIQYSQIPDKTNSAITITELPARGTSGQINIQVDDKLVYSFMTNPSEDYLKEQLDYTLRYIKDYNARKNLIKNEFIY; this is translated from the coding sequence ATGAAAAATTTCATCTTTACATCGTACAGCTTTCTTTTTGTGTTCTTGTCGATTTTCACTTTTGGGCAGGGTGACAAAAAGATTGTCGCAAAAATAGAGAAAGATGTCGTAGAAAAGCAGCTGAAAATCAAAGCATTGGTTACCAATAACACTTCTACCTATCAGGAACTGAATTACCTCCTGATTTCAATTAAAAAAGGTGCCAGCGGAAATCTTTCCAACAATAAACAGAGCGGAAAATTTTCTATCAATCCTAATGAGAGCAAAGCCTTATCTGAAATGAGTGTAAATCTTGAGCAGCGAGATGCCATAAAAGCTTTCCTGTACATTCGGGACGAGCAGACACAAAAACTTTTGGCAAAAGACAGCCTGGAAATCAATCAGGATTATTTTAAGAAATCAGTAAGTGTTGTGGAAAAAGAAGAAGCTTTTGAATTGAGCGGATTGATGATTGACGATACAAAAAGCAAGGTAGGAAGAGATTTTTACGATTTATTTTATATTCAGTACAGTCAGATTCCTGACAAAACCAATTCTGCGATTACAATCACCGAGCTGCCTGCCAGAGGAACAAGCGGACAGATCAATATACAGGTTGATGATAAACTCGTCTATAGCTTTATGACCAATCCCAGTGAAGACTATCTGAAGGAGCAGTTAGATTATACTTTGAGGTATATAAAAGACTATAACGCCCGGAAGAATCTCATTAAAAACGAATTCATCTACTAA
- a CDS encoding curli assembly protein CsgF, which translates to MKTFFTAMIFLSVFFLAKSQQLVYKPINPAFGGDTFNYQWLLSSASAQNQFDDKLSNNLTGNSGSLSSFTDSLNRQVLSELSRKLFQDQFGSGGVQAGNYMFGSLYLQITNTAQGMMISILDTNTGEQSEIIVPK; encoded by the coding sequence ATGAAAACTTTTTTTACAGCTATGATTTTTTTATCAGTATTTTTTCTGGCAAAATCTCAACAGCTGGTATACAAACCAATTAATCCTGCCTTTGGCGGCGATACATTCAATTATCAATGGTTATTGAGCTCAGCGAGTGCTCAGAATCAGTTTGATGATAAATTAAGCAACAACCTTACCGGAAACTCAGGTTCTCTGAGTAGTTTCACAGACAGCTTAAACCGTCAGGTTTTGAGTGAATTATCAAGAAAATTATTTCAGGATCAGTTTGGCTCCGGAGGCGTACAGGCAGGGAATTATATGTTTGGGTCATTGTATCTTCAGATTACGAACACGGCTCAGGGTATGATGATCAGTATTTTGGACACCAATACAGGTGAGCAATCTGAGATAATAGTTCCAAAATAA
- a CDS encoding CsgG/HfaB family protein gives MRIYTKFRIVFGIVLLYVMQGCTSILGLPAEKEKSMMGEITPYTTELRNLPLPKEKIVIGVYKFRDQTGQYKPSENGNNWSTAVPQGTTTILIKALEDSRWFTPIERENIANLLNERQIIRSTRQEYLKDVDKNSQALPPLLYAGTLLEGGVISYDSNIMTGGIGARYFGIGASTQYRQDRITIYLRAVSTLNGEILKTVYVSKTILSTSINGSFFKYVDTERLLEAEVGVTQNEPIQMAVTDAIEKAVKSLIVEGIRDKIWGKAVDVPAKYQQIVDEYNAEQKISNNRLIGNKYPTNDRQNVSIFGQIEANKIKGDYVSPKTTVGGKLGVKYFFADNFNLEANANVFTLENENIISKTYVATEVNLEYLIIPKFKLSPYVYAGLGSMFSTDKARYKGQIGGGLEYLVQKNLGLRLSSQYDLGFTDDWDGFVNGQRKDQNLRFALGINFYIGKK, from the coding sequence ATGAGAATCTATACGAAATTCAGAATCGTATTTGGCATTGTGCTTTTGTATGTTATGCAAGGCTGCACTTCCATTCTTGGACTTCCCGCAGAGAAAGAAAAATCGATGATGGGAGAGATTACTCCCTACACCACAGAACTTCGCAATCTACCTTTGCCAAAAGAAAAAATTGTTATAGGCGTTTATAAATTCCGTGATCAGACTGGGCAATATAAACCGTCAGAAAACGGAAATAACTGGAGTACAGCGGTTCCGCAGGGTACTACAACCATCCTTATCAAAGCGTTAGAAGACAGCAGATGGTTTACACCTATTGAAAGAGAAAATATTGCCAATCTTCTTAACGAAAGACAGATCATCAGATCAACCCGTCAGGAGTACCTTAAAGATGTAGATAAAAACAGCCAGGCTTTACCACCGTTGTTGTATGCAGGAACTCTTTTAGAGGGTGGTGTGATCTCTTATGACAGTAATATTATGACGGGTGGTATTGGTGCAAGATATTTCGGTATTGGTGCCTCTACACAATACAGACAAGACAGAATCACTATTTATCTGAGAGCTGTTTCTACTTTAAATGGTGAAATTTTAAAAACTGTCTATGTTTCAAAAACAATTCTCTCCACAAGCATCAACGGAAGTTTCTTTAAATATGTTGATACAGAAAGGCTATTGGAAGCTGAGGTTGGAGTGACCCAAAATGAGCCCATCCAAATGGCGGTTACCGATGCTATTGAAAAAGCTGTGAAATCGTTAATCGTAGAAGGTATAAGAGATAAAATCTGGGGGAAAGCTGTTGATGTACCTGCAAAATATCAACAAATAGTTGATGAATATAACGCAGAGCAGAAAATTAGCAATAATAGACTTATAGGAAATAAATATCCTACAAATGACAGACAGAACGTTTCTATTTTCGGACAAATTGAAGCCAATAAAATAAAAGGAGATTATGTAAGTCCTAAAACTACCGTCGGTGGTAAACTTGGTGTTAAATATTTTTTTGCAGATAATTTCAATCTCGAAGCGAACGCCAATGTTTTTACGCTGGAAAATGAAAATATCATCTCAAAAACATACGTAGCTACAGAAGTCAACCTCGAGTATCTTATCATCCCGAAATTTAAGCTTTCGCCTTATGTTTATGCGGGTTTGGGCTCGATGTTTTCTACCGATAAGGCGAGATATAAAGGTCAAATTGGAGGTGGTCTGGAATATTTGGTTCAGAAAAATTTGGGTTTAAGGCTTTCTTCTCAATATGATTTGGGATTCACAGATGATTGGGACGGTTTTGTCAATGGCCAAAGAAAAGATCAAAATTTGAGATTTGCTTTAGGAATCAATTTTTATATCGGAAAAAAATAA
- a CDS encoding carboxypeptidase-like regulatory domain-containing protein — MKTYIKIFSILILLFTLASCSEDLVEQSQKGVLKGKVVKKGTNVAIANAKIFTTPSTQTVFSDKDGMFEIKDIPKGNYSIKAELTGYVANFQAVNIQSENQVVTVVFEMDDDESLNSPPTAPVLLSPIDNAENQPLTVQLSWNATDPDITDSLTYKLTVKNNINTNVIEVNDLKVKTYNLSNLQFGVSYFWQVSVSDGIHPDVLSPVFKFTTNATPANRYHYVRKQNGNFVIMSSDSQGNNFQLTSSSSNSWRPRKNNNAGLVAFLRNDAGGSHIFTVNPDGSNLFKVTQIPVAGFNQDELDFSWNTSGSAFIYSNFDKLYRINKDGTGQQLIYTTPDGSLISEVDWSYDNSKIAIKTNNFGGYNTKIFIIDMLGNILQNVFSAPTGASGGLNFSVDGQKLLYTHDVSGYQDANYRQLDSHVFIYNLANSSVVDVTVDSDRPLGTNDLDPRFSPNNSQIILMNTSNDNVSQKNIVVIDLNNLMIDFTRAVLFTNGEMPDYE, encoded by the coding sequence ATGAAAACATATATCAAAATATTCTCAATACTGATTTTGCTTTTCACGTTGGCTTCATGCAGTGAAGACTTGGTAGAGCAGAGCCAAAAGGGTGTGCTTAAAGGCAAAGTAGTAAAGAAAGGTACAAATGTAGCTATTGCAAATGCGAAAATTTTTACCACACCAAGTACACAAACTGTATTTAGTGATAAAGATGGGATGTTTGAAATTAAAGACATTCCGAAAGGTAATTATTCTATAAAAGCTGAACTTACGGGCTATGTCGCTAATTTTCAAGCGGTAAATATTCAAAGTGAGAACCAAGTCGTTACTGTTGTTTTTGAAATGGATGATGATGAATCTCTCAATTCTCCGCCTACAGCACCGGTATTATTAAGCCCGATTGATAATGCTGAAAATCAACCATTGACGGTGCAACTTAGTTGGAACGCTACCGATCCCGATATAACAGACAGTCTTACGTATAAACTTACCGTTAAAAATAATATCAATACCAATGTTATTGAGGTGAATGATCTGAAGGTTAAGACTTATAATTTGTCTAATTTACAATTTGGGGTGAGCTACTTTTGGCAGGTTTCTGTTTCAGACGGCATTCATCCGGATGTTTTAAGTCCTGTTTTCAAATTTACTACCAATGCAACTCCTGCAAACCGTTATCATTACGTGCGTAAGCAAAATGGGAACTTTGTCATCATGTCTAGCGATAGTCAGGGAAATAATTTTCAACTGACGAGCTCATCGAGCAACAGCTGGAGACCTAGAAAAAACAATAACGCCGGGCTTGTTGCCTTTTTAAGAAATGATGCAGGCGGAAGTCATATTTTCACCGTCAATCCTGATGGAAGCAATCTTTTTAAGGTGACCCAAATTCCGGTTGCAGGTTTTAATCAGGATGAATTAGATTTCTCCTGGAATACAAGTGGCAGCGCATTTATTTATTCAAATTTTGATAAATTATATAGAATTAATAAAGATGGTACCGGGCAGCAGCTCATTTACACAACTCCTGATGGAAGCCTGATTTCAGAAGTAGATTGGAGTTATGACAACAGCAAAATTGCAATAAAGACCAATAACTTTGGCGGTTACAATACCAAAATTTTTATTATTGATATGTTAGGAAATATTTTGCAAAATGTATTTTCAGCCCCCACAGGTGCAAGCGGCGGACTCAATTTTTCTGTAGACGGACAAAAATTACTCTACACACATGATGTTTCCGGATATCAGGATGCCAATTATAGACAATTAGATTCTCATGTTTTTATTTATAATTTGGCAAACAGTTCGGTTGTAGATGTTACGGTAGATAGTGACAGACCTCTCGGGACAAATGATTTAGATCCTAGATTCTCACCCAATAATTCTCAAATAATATTAATGAATACTTCAAACGACAATGTTTCTCAGAAAAATATTGTAGTAATTGATTTAAATAATTTAATGATTGATTTTACCCGTGCGGTATTATTTACAAACGGTGAGATGCCGGATTATGAATAG
- a CDS encoding response regulator transcription factor — MRPNLTIFDEPLLYTEGLSKLLVQNKIFSSIEIYNTSESLYNHVKENPPEYLMISSNILMLSDLYHCIEKVISQNNNIKIMVIGNSYDVIVIRKLFNKGIKSYLDKNSSYDEFIKSVNALSSNEIYICEYAKKMMINFISNEQEKQSPNIKEPLTRRELEILKLICDGHSSKDIGGQLFISINTVETHRKRILMKLNVKNSVGVVKYALENNIFS, encoded by the coding sequence ATGAGACCTAATTTGACTATTTTTGATGAGCCACTTTTATACACGGAAGGCTTATCTAAACTCCTTGTACAAAACAAAATTTTTAGTTCCATAGAAATTTATAATACTTCCGAAAGTTTATATAATCATGTTAAGGAAAATCCACCTGAATATCTCATGATCAGTTCAAATATTTTGATGTTAAGTGATCTTTATCATTGTATTGAAAAAGTGATATCGCAAAACAATAATATTAAAATCATGGTGATCGGAAATTCTTACGATGTCATCGTGATCAGAAAACTTTTTAACAAAGGCATCAAAAGTTATCTTGATAAGAACAGCAGCTACGACGAATTTATAAAATCTGTAAATGCTCTAAGCTCAAACGAAATTTACATTTGTGAATATGCAAAGAAAATGATGATTAACTTCATCAGCAACGAACAAGAAAAGCAAAGCCCAAACATAAAAGAACCGCTAACAAGACGAGAGCTTGAAATTCTTAAGCTAATTTGTGACGGGCACAGCAGCAAAGATATTGGCGGGCAACTTTTTATCAGCATCAATACTGTGGAAACTCACAGAAAAAGAATCTTAATGAAATTGAATGTGAAAAACTCTGTAGGTGTTGTAAAATATGCACTTGAAAATAATATCTTCAGCTAA
- a CDS encoding T9SS type A sorting domain-containing protein yields the protein MKKKLLLALLLAIQCAFAQTLSYDSSFASNGKYTITGSNNYYWNRIIQNSDNSIYFTYAKDNPSLGSPECVISKLNAYGTVDTSFGNNGETIINNYFSGVQSELKKQTDGKILVMCFYTNGSAIVRLLPNGLLDTTFGVNGIAEINNIGTDFDSVGYGFYLQNDKIIVYGQATSDPGPYIHYKSIYRLNSNGSIDTTFGNNGSFNTPGNFIFLDNQSNIISFISNQNNTNIYPYGALEKYNSNGQPLISFGNNGVLAFTSNPGAVGSAFMDSNNNIVCSNINNEIFRIKPNGDHDNNFVFDNNSFPFNLIALSSIITEKNGNYYISGLTGSMGETFFISKITSTGAIDPVFNHYSETTGTSDFIGEMIINDNNIITTKGVSKILKFILNNSTLSISNETKTNISSIEFENPVKQNLVYKSKEKINKIEIYSLEGKIVKTLNNNDTNVSELLKGVYFVKVKFENGKVIAKKLIKN from the coding sequence ATGAAAAAAAAATTATTACTTGCTCTGCTTCTAGCAATACAGTGTGCTTTTGCACAAACTCTATCATACGACAGTTCTTTTGCTTCAAACGGAAAATATACGATTACAGGTTCTAATAATTATTATTGGAACAGAATTATTCAAAATTCAGACAATAGCATTTATTTTACTTACGCAAAAGATAATCCTTCATTAGGAAGTCCGGAATGTGTTATCTCTAAGCTGAATGCTTACGGAACAGTTGATACCTCTTTTGGAAATAACGGAGAAACAATAATTAATAATTATTTCAGTGGTGTACAAAGTGAGCTAAAAAAACAAACAGACGGCAAAATTCTCGTTATGTGTTTTTACACTAATGGATCTGCAATTGTGAGATTACTTCCAAACGGGTTGCTTGATACGACCTTTGGAGTAAATGGAATTGCTGAAATTAATAATATCGGAACAGATTTCGACAGTGTGGGCTATGGTTTCTATCTTCAAAATGATAAAATAATAGTTTACGGACAAGCAACATCCGATCCCGGACCATACATCCATTATAAAAGCATTTACAGATTAAACAGCAACGGAAGTATTGATACAACTTTTGGAAACAATGGTTCTTTCAACACTCCTGGAAATTTTATATTCTTAGATAACCAATCTAACATTATTAGCTTTATCAGCAATCAAAATAACACCAATATATATCCATATGGTGCTTTAGAAAAATATAACAGTAACGGACAACCTCTTATCAGTTTTGGAAATAATGGTGTTTTAGCTTTTACCTCAAATCCGGGAGCTGTTGGTTCTGCTTTCATGGATAGCAATAACAACATTGTATGCTCAAATATTAATAATGAAATCTTTCGAATAAAACCCAACGGAGACCACGATAATAACTTTGTGTTTGACAACAATTCTTTCCCTTTCAACCTGATCGCATTATCGTCTATAATCACCGAAAAAAATGGAAATTATTATATCTCAGGATTAACCGGATCAATGGGTGAAACATTCTTTATTTCTAAAATCACCTCAACCGGAGCTATTGATCCTGTTTTTAATCATTATTCTGAAACAACAGGAACATCAGATTTTATCGGTGAAATGATCATTAATGACAACAATATTATTACTACTAAAGGCGTAAGTAAAATTTTAAAATTCATCTTGAATAATTCTACATTATCTATTTCAAATGAAACAAAAACAAATATTTCATCTATTGAGTTTGAAAATCCTGTTAAGCAAAATTTAGTTTATAAATCGAAAGAAAAAATCAACAAAATAGAAATTTATTCTCTTGAGGGGAAAATTGTAAAAACCCTAAATAACAACGATACAAACGTTTCAGAATTATTAAAAGGAGTTTATTTTGTAAAAGTAAAATTTGAAAACGGAAAAGTTATTGCTAAAAAATTAATAAAAAACTAG
- a CDS encoding Rne/Rng family ribonuclease, which translates to MKKELIISHENELTKIALLEDGRLCELHEEEDKNDFVVGDLFIGKVKKLAPNLNAAFVNIGYDKDAFLHYQDLGPQYLTYKKFLKDTVSKKQNTSSLKNFEIQPEIDKNGNVDKVIAKDDVVILQITKEPISTKGPRISTQISLTGRFLVLIPFDNKVSISKKIGSSEEKIRLRTLIDSIKPEGFGVIIRTVAEGKKVADLHNDMNQLIQKWENTFKNIQKNKVPSKVLSEDDKASSILRDNFNQDFVNVFCDDEQMVEEMKNYLEVIAPERKNIVQYYDSHIPLLEYYNVEKQLKQSFGKHVNIPSSKGAYLVIEHTEALHVIDVNSGNNITTGNVATKEHGLNVNKMAATEIARQLRLRDMGGIIVIDFIDMINPDHRRDLFEHLKAEMSRDKARHKILPPSKFGLIQITRQRNRPEKQIDIKEENPNKDGEIVAPIVIVEKMEDTIRTIMQKGDKGKLYLHVHPFVEAFLTKGLKSIQMKWFLKYKKWVTIIPRDSFKYLEYKIYNSKKEELSGYSN; encoded by the coding sequence ATGAAGAAAGAACTTATAATTTCGCACGAAAATGAGCTTACAAAAATTGCTTTATTGGAAGACGGAAGATTATGTGAACTTCATGAGGAAGAAGACAAAAATGACTTTGTAGTCGGAGATTTATTTATAGGAAAAGTAAAAAAACTGGCTCCAAACCTTAATGCAGCATTTGTAAATATCGGGTACGATAAAGATGCTTTCTTGCATTATCAGGATCTTGGGCCTCAGTACCTTACCTACAAAAAATTTCTAAAAGACACGGTTTCTAAAAAGCAAAACACTTCAAGTTTAAAAAATTTCGAAATACAACCCGAAATTGATAAGAACGGAAATGTAGATAAAGTAATCGCAAAAGATGACGTTGTCATTTTACAGATTACAAAAGAGCCTATCTCTACGAAAGGCCCGAGAATATCTACTCAGATTTCTCTCACGGGTCGTTTTTTGGTATTAATACCGTTTGATAATAAAGTTTCTATCTCAAAAAAAATCGGTAGTTCTGAAGAGAAAATAAGACTCAGAACTTTGATTGACAGTATAAAGCCGGAAGGTTTTGGAGTCATCATCAGAACCGTTGCCGAAGGCAAGAAAGTCGCTGATCTTCACAATGATATGAATCAACTGATTCAGAAATGGGAAAATACTTTTAAGAATATTCAGAAAAATAAAGTTCCTTCTAAAGTATTGAGTGAAGACGATAAGGCGTCGTCTATTTTAAGAGATAATTTCAATCAGGATTTCGTAAACGTCTTCTGTGACGACGAACAAATGGTTGAAGAAATGAAAAATTATCTGGAAGTCATTGCTCCTGAGCGCAAAAATATCGTTCAGTATTATGACTCTCACATTCCTCTCCTCGAATATTATAACGTTGAAAAACAGCTTAAACAGAGCTTTGGTAAACACGTAAATATTCCAAGTTCAAAAGGTGCTTACCTTGTGATAGAACACACTGAAGCATTGCACGTAATCGACGTCAACTCCGGAAATAATATTACAACCGGAAATGTTGCCACCAAAGAACACGGTCTCAACGTGAACAAAATGGCAGCCACAGAAATAGCAAGACAGCTACGTCTACGTGATATGGGTGGTATTATCGTTATCGATTTTATCGACATGATCAACCCAGATCACAGAAGAGATTTGTTTGAACATCTGAAAGCAGAAATGAGCCGTGATAAAGCACGTCACAAAATTCTGCCTCCAAGTAAATTTGGATTAATACAGATCACGAGACAGAGAAACCGTCCGGAAAAACAAATCGACATCAAGGAAGAAAACCCCAACAAAGACGGAGAAATAGTTGCTCCAATTGTCATTGTTGAGAAAATGGAAGATACCATCAGAACCATTATGCAAAAAGGTGATAAAGGAAAACTTTACCTGCATGTACACCCTTTCGTTGAAGCTTTCCTTACCAAAGGACTCAAAAGCATACAGATGAAATGGTTTTTGAAGTACAAAAAATGGGTGACCATTATCCCAAGGGATTCTTTTAAATATTTAGAATACAAAATCTACAATTCGAAAAAAGAAGAATTAAGCGGATATTCTAATTAG
- a CDS encoding HU family DNA-binding protein, protein MTKAELVNTISNKLGTEKNETQKVVEAFMQEIRTSMYNGDNVYLRGFGSFIVKTRAAKTGRNISKNTAIEIPAHNIPAFKPSKSFVEKVKTKVAVK, encoded by the coding sequence ATGACAAAGGCAGAATTGGTAAACACCATCTCAAATAAATTGGGAACAGAAAAGAATGAAACACAGAAAGTTGTAGAAGCTTTTATGCAGGAGATCAGGACTTCTATGTATAATGGAGACAATGTTTACTTAAGAGGTTTTGGATCTTTCATCGTTAAAACTAGAGCAGCAAAAACGGGAAGAAACATTTCTAAGAACACTGCGATAGAGATTCCTGCACATAATATTCCTGCTTTCAAGCCATCAAAATCTTTTGTGGAGAAAGTGAAAACTAAAGTTGCAGTAAAATAA
- a CDS encoding LuxR C-terminal-related transcriptional regulator → MSKILTNTVRFSIADSDFYFKKIMIKTLLENPFNMLLNDCNNGHELIHRIYRKQEDVFIIELFMPVLSGLEAIKFIRKNNEETPIITYSGTYQEDMADILEKIPNIYYCQKNSNIIKDLIKGQITSQDFDYQAYSEKWKQQPLAVQEYMNRQKKSQEELSSTEIQLMKFCYEGFSNKEIGEQLNLSTRTIDTYINRLTEKLGLKTKLHLIRFCVENGYYNSSM, encoded by the coding sequence ATGAGCAAAATATTAACCAATACGGTTCGGTTTTCCATTGCCGACAGCGATTTTTATTTTAAAAAAATAATGATCAAAACGCTTTTGGAAAATCCTTTTAATATGCTTCTCAATGACTGCAACAATGGTCATGAGCTCATCCACAGGATCTACAGAAAACAGGAAGATGTTTTTATTATAGAACTCTTCATGCCAGTGCTGAGCGGCCTCGAAGCCATAAAATTTATCCGGAAAAATAATGAAGAGACGCCTATCATCACTTATTCCGGAACTTATCAGGAAGATATGGCAGATATTTTAGAAAAAATTCCTAACATTTATTATTGTCAGAAAAACAGCAATATTATTAAAGATTTAATCAAAGGGCAGATTACTTCACAAGATTTTGATTACCAAGCCTACTCAGAAAAGTGGAAACAGCAACCTTTAGCCGTTCAGGAATACATGAATCGGCAGAAAAAGAGCCAGGAAGAGCTCTCTTCTACAGAGATTCAGCTGATGAAATTTTGCTATGAAGGCTTCAGTAACAAAGAGATAGGTGAACAACTGAACCTGAGTACAAGAACAATCGACACCTATATCAACAGACTTACAGAAAAGCTTGGTTTAAAAACAAAACTTCACCTCATCCGCTTCTGTGTAGAAAACGGATACTATAATTCGAGTATGTAA
- the tssO gene encoding type VI secretion system TssO gives MSTTRDKKLNTSDVRIGIWKFILSFVILSLISFCTIFFFFKSYHTQRVGMEKEVEEYEKLLARSKAMKIMVDSLQYHIASLDIAAVDNDIPLRRQIADEIDEVRRVIGSDSADNLKHYSSLLNHINPMLTLKTKIIDASNKKEFARNELLRCTGKVATVNRELMKDPTRNYSGGRRRR, from the coding sequence ATGTCTACAACTAGAGATAAAAAATTGAATACGTCCGATGTCCGAATAGGCATTTGGAAATTTATCTTATCGTTTGTTATTTTATCCTTAATTTCTTTCTGTACCATATTTTTCTTTTTTAAAAGTTACCATACCCAGCGTGTGGGAATGGAGAAGGAAGTAGAAGAGTATGAAAAATTGCTGGCTCGTTCTAAGGCCATGAAAATTATGGTAGACAGTCTTCAATACCATATTGCATCGCTAGATATTGCTGCTGTAGATAATGATATCCCGTTGCGCCGTCAGATTGCTGATGAGATCGATGAGGTTAGAAGAGTCATAGGTTCTGATAGTGCCGATAACCTCAAACATTATTCTTCTCTGCTTAATCACATCAATCCGATGCTGACTCTTAAAACAAAAATTATCGATGCATCAAACAAGAAAGAATTTGCGCGTAATGAGCTGCTACGTTGTACAGGTAAAGTTGCTACTGTTAACCGAGAACTCATGAAAGATCCTACAAGAAATTACTCAGGAGGAAGAAGGAGAAGATAA
- the tssO gene encoding type VI secretion system TssO gives MQGQITLSKKEKRFQFLYLILMLLAAMILLGIIFLNRFESPFTSSDIVALDRLEEKAKFDNEQKKIQKIVDSTFMQISRIKEEIPDVMVDHDIERNTDYIRGTKKRFSTDDNRIDAYPQIAKLFEMYYNDKKRVTAISFDTKNFEKRTQECIVGYKNKEQRLFDRDNAMKAR, from the coding sequence ATGCAAGGACAAATTACACTTTCAAAAAAAGAAAAACGTTTTCAGTTTTTATATCTCATCTTGATGCTGCTGGCGGCTATGATTCTGCTGGGAATTATTTTTCTGAACCGTTTTGAATCTCCTTTTACTTCATCAGATATTGTTGCATTAGATCGATTGGAAGAGAAAGCGAAGTTTGATAACGAACAGAAAAAAATTCAAAAAATAGTTGACAGCACTTTTATGCAGATTTCTCGTATAAAAGAAGAAATTCCGGATGTCATGGTAGATCACGACATTGAAAGAAATACCGATTATATACGTGGAACCAAAAAAAGGTTCAGTACAGACGATAATAGAATAGACGCTTATCCTCAGATTGCAAAGCTTTTCGAAATGTACTACAACGATAAAAAAAGAGTAACGGCTATTTCATTTGATACCAAAAATTTTGAAAAGAGGACTCAGGAATGCATCGTAGGGTATAAAAATAAAGAGCAACGCCTCTTTGATCGGGATAATGCCATGAAAGCTAGATAA